From Deinococcus humi, the proteins below share one genomic window:
- a CDS encoding DUF3105 domain-containing protein produces MKRLILPALLAACNQEDGDIEGVKRVQNEGDTHQEGRITDAQTPSAGGPHHPGWQNCGVYDRPLYDEYAVHSLEYGAGWLTSRLDLPTGQLEALKKLVEGRPYTVLSSHETQLAPLVLSAWNKPLEVQAVSDPRVKSFLQKDGPGGEAPEIGALCSGTV; encoded by the coding sequence ATGAAACGCCTGATCCTGCCTGCCTTGCTCGCCGCCTGCAACCAGGAGGACGGCGACATCGAGGGCGTCAAGCGTGTCCAGAACGAAGGGGACACCCACCAGGAGGGGCGCATCACCGACGCTCAGACGCCCTCGGCAGGTGGACCTCATCACCCCGGCTGGCAGAACTGCGGCGTGTACGACCGGCCGCTCTACGACGAATACGCCGTGCACAGCCTGGAATACGGGGCAGGGTGGCTCACCTCTCGGCTGGACCTGCCCACGGGCCAGCTTGAGGCGCTGAAGAAGCTGGTGGAAGGGCGCCCCTACACGGTGCTCTCCTCCCATGAGACGCAGCTGGCCCCACTGGTCCTGAGTGCCTGGAACAAGCCACTGGAGGTGCAGGCCGTCTCGGACCCGCGCGTCAAGTCGTTTCTCCAGAAAGACGGGCCGGGCGGGGAAGCCCCGGAGATTGGTGCCTTATGCAGCGGCACGGTCTGA
- a CDS encoding signal peptidase II: MRWRPVFLIAALLVIEGLLKAWAAANLTPGVDRVLLPGLLHLGFTLNPGMAWGLLGGLTAPLAILRLIVGLVIVAALMSGRLPRTRRWALALIAAGALGNAVDGLARGAVVDYLTSPLLSAAAVPLSGRPFPIFNLSDVLVCTGTFWLLLHTWQAERRPRASSADQRASAQTKENA; encoded by the coding sequence ATGAGGTGGAGACCTGTGTTCCTGATCGCGGCCCTGCTGGTGATTGAAGGGCTCCTCAAAGCCTGGGCTGCGGCAAACTTAACGCCAGGTGTGGACCGCGTCCTGTTGCCGGGTCTGCTGCACCTGGGCTTCACGCTGAACCCCGGCATGGCCTGGGGCCTGCTGGGCGGCCTCACGGCCCCCCTTGCAATTCTGCGCCTGATCGTGGGCTTGGTGATCGTGGCCGCGCTCATGTCCGGGCGCCTCCCCCGCACCCGCCGCTGGGCCCTGGCGCTGATCGCAGCGGGCGCGCTTGGCAATGCGGTAGACGGCCTGGCGCGGGGTGCGGTAGTCGATTACCTCACCTCGCCGCTGCTGAGCGCGGCAGCGGTCCCGCTGAGTGGGCGTCCCTTTCCGATCTTCAACCTGTCGGACGTGCTGGTGTGTACGGGCACCTTCTGGCTGCTGCTGCACACCTGGCAAGCGGAGCGACGCCCTAGAGCTTCCTCCGCTGACCAGCGTGCTTCCGCCCAAACCAAGGAGAATGCATGA
- a CDS encoding heavy metal translocating P-type ATPase, with amino-acid sequence MTTSSNAPTTGDAAPLTYFVDGMDCASCVQKVEQMVGRLPGTAEVKTSFSKQTLRLELDETQTPRTVLEKNLKALGYTPSLLETAQSAQSRAASDHHDHSEHAGHDHTDHGGHDHAGHVHEVLPAGTPWYRGKQGKLVITSGVLLALAWGFGFIEPGLSVYGYIAATVLGVWPLAKQAYASARLGDPFSINMLVSLAAVGAVLIGQAAEGAVVVFFFAIGELLEGVAAGRARAGIQALSALAPKTALLMENGVAREVPADTLQVGQTVQVRPGGRVPADGTILSGTSSLDDSPVTGESMPVSKTVGDPVFAGSINTDGVLSIQVDREASDNTIARIIHLVEEAEGSKAATARFIDRFSRYYTPGVVLVSALVALVPPLVFGAEWSPWLYKGITLLLIGCPCALVLSVPAAITSGISAGTRRGLLIKGGAALEAIGTVKTVAFDKTGTLTAGKPRVTDVLGVGASENEVLRLAAAVEAGSSHPLAQAITKEAAKAKVTVPASQDAKAIAGKGVSASVEGRELFISSPQHAASTLNVAADLQNKLTALEEAGKTAVVLHSEGEVLGVLAIRDEPRADAREAIARLRGMGVNTVMLTGDNARTGRAIASGLGLEVQSELLPEDKLRLISEMKRQGGVAMVGDGINDAPALAQADVGIAMGGGTDVALETADAALLRERVGDVADLVQLSRDTMTNIKWNIAFALGLKAIFLVTTLLGYTNLWMAILADTGATAIVTANALRLLGWKGGSAQRASGPSGLPASRGV; translated from the coding sequence ATGACAACTTCTTCCAACGCCCCTACCACCGGTGACGCCGCGCCGCTGACCTATTTTGTGGACGGCATGGACTGCGCCAGTTGCGTGCAGAAGGTGGAACAGATGGTGGGGCGCCTGCCCGGCACAGCAGAGGTCAAAACCAGTTTCTCCAAGCAGACGCTGAGGCTGGAACTGGACGAGACCCAGACCCCGCGCACCGTCCTGGAGAAAAACCTGAAGGCGCTGGGGTACACACCGTCGTTACTGGAAACGGCGCAATCGGCGCAGAGCAGGGCCGCCTCTGACCATCACGATCACAGCGAGCATGCTGGCCACGATCACACGGACCATGGGGGCCATGACCACGCCGGACACGTCCACGAAGTGTTGCCTGCCGGAACGCCGTGGTACAGAGGCAAGCAGGGCAAGCTGGTGATCACCTCAGGTGTGTTGCTGGCCCTCGCCTGGGGCTTCGGCTTCATCGAGCCGGGGCTCTCGGTGTACGGCTACATTGCCGCGACGGTGCTGGGCGTCTGGCCGCTGGCGAAACAGGCGTATGCGAGCGCGCGGCTGGGCGATCCGTTCTCGATCAACATGCTCGTTTCACTGGCGGCCGTCGGCGCGGTGCTGATCGGGCAGGCGGCGGAGGGCGCGGTGGTGGTCTTCTTCTTCGCCATTGGGGAACTGCTGGAGGGCGTGGCGGCGGGCCGGGCGCGGGCCGGGATTCAGGCGCTGTCGGCGCTGGCCCCCAAGACAGCGCTGCTGATGGAAAATGGTGTCGCGCGCGAGGTGCCCGCCGACACGCTGCAGGTGGGGCAGACCGTACAGGTGCGCCCCGGCGGGCGGGTTCCAGCCGACGGCACGATTCTGAGCGGCACGTCCAGCCTGGACGACAGCCCGGTCACCGGCGAGAGCATGCCGGTCAGCAAAACGGTGGGCGATCCCGTGTTTGCGGGAAGCATCAACACCGACGGCGTGCTGAGCATTCAGGTGGACCGGGAGGCCAGCGACAACACCATCGCCCGCATCATTCATCTGGTGGAGGAGGCCGAGGGCAGCAAGGCGGCCACCGCCCGCTTCATAGACCGGTTCAGCCGCTACTACACCCCAGGAGTGGTGCTGGTGTCGGCGCTGGTGGCCCTCGTTCCGCCGCTTGTCTTCGGTGCCGAGTGGTCTCCGTGGCTGTACAAGGGCATCACATTGCTGCTGATCGGCTGTCCCTGCGCGCTGGTCCTGAGCGTGCCTGCGGCGATCACCAGCGGCATCAGCGCGGGGACGCGGCGCGGACTGCTGATCAAGGGCGGTGCGGCGCTGGAAGCGATCGGCACCGTCAAGACGGTGGCCTTCGACAAGACCGGCACGCTGACGGCGGGCAAGCCACGGGTGACGGATGTGCTGGGGGTGGGGGCGTCTGAAAACGAGGTGCTCAGGCTGGCCGCTGCTGTGGAAGCGGGCAGCTCGCACCCGCTAGCCCAGGCCATCACGAAAGAGGCAGCGAAGGCGAAGGTGACCGTTCCCGCATCCCAGGACGCCAAGGCCATCGCTGGGAAGGGCGTCAGCGCCAGCGTGGAGGGCCGCGAACTCTTCATCAGTTCGCCCCAGCACGCGGCCAGCACGTTGAATGTCGCTGCTGATCTCCAGAATAAGTTGACCGCGCTGGAAGAGGCAGGCAAGACGGCGGTGGTGCTGCACAGCGAAGGCGAGGTGCTGGGCGTCCTGGCGATCCGGGACGAGCCGCGCGCGGACGCCCGGGAGGCCATCGCCCGCCTGAGAGGGATGGGCGTCAACACCGTGATGTTGACGGGCGATAACGCCCGCACAGGCCGGGCCATCGCCTCCGGGCTGGGGCTGGAGGTCCAGTCGGAACTGCTGCCCGAGGACAAATTGCGCCTGATCTCGGAGATGAAGAGACAGGGCGGTGTGGCGATGGTGGGCGACGGCATCAACGACGCTCCCGCGCTGGCGCAGGCCGACGTGGGCATTGCGATGGGCGGCGGCACCGACGTGGCACTGGAAACAGCGGACGCAGCCCTGCTGCGCGAACGGGTGGGCGACGTGGCTGACTTGGTCCAGCTGTCGCGCGACACCATGACCAACATCAAGTGGAACATCGCCTTCGCGCTGGGCCTCAAGGCCATCTTTCTGGTCACGACGCTGCTGGGCTACACCAACCTATGGATGGCGATTCTGGCCGACACTGGGGCCACCGCGATTGTCACGGCCAACGCGCTGAGGCTGCTGGGGTGGAAGGGCGGAAGCGCCCAGAGAGCTTCTGGACCATCCGGCCTGCCCGCCTCAAGAGGCGTTTGA
- a CDS encoding glutaredoxin family protein, which produces MPDITVYTVPNCADCEAVKRLLKGQGAAFTEKNVREDPAALAEMQATANVRIAPVTVIDGQVFYGFFDDQRPGILAALEGAQ; this is translated from the coding sequence ATGCCCGACATCACGGTGTACACCGTCCCCAACTGCGCCGATTGCGAGGCGGTCAAGCGCTTGCTCAAGGGCCAGGGGGCCGCCTTCACCGAGAAGAACGTGCGGGAAGATCCAGCAGCGCTGGCAGAAATGCAGGCAACGGCGAACGTGCGGATCGCTCCGGTGACCGTGATTGACGGTCAGGTCTTTTACGGCTTCTTCGACGATCAGCGGCCCGGCATTCTGGCAGCGCTGGAAGGCGCGCAGTGA
- a CDS encoding ZIP family metal transporter → MSLSAASAPLSQILLLTLIPVAATILGGVIASFRPPGARLRSFVQHFAAGVVFAAVAGELLPQITAGHQPLGVVIGFALGVGAMLTVRVLAERLAPEAEEGPAGEAASRSATGLLTVVGIDILIDGLLIGVGFAAGERVGTLLVVALTLELLFLGLSVAATLGARGATKSRTILTITGLSLLVIVGGLIGGTLLQGLSGLALEIVLSFGAAALLFLVTEELLTEAHEVKETPLITSAFFLGFIALYLVELAS, encoded by the coding sequence GTGAGCCTCAGCGCCGCGAGCGCCCCGCTGAGTCAGATTCTGCTGCTGACCTTGATTCCAGTGGCGGCCACCATTCTGGGCGGCGTCATCGCCAGCTTCCGTCCACCCGGCGCACGCCTGCGCAGTTTCGTGCAGCACTTCGCGGCGGGCGTGGTCTTCGCCGCCGTGGCTGGTGAACTGCTGCCCCAGATCACGGCGGGTCATCAGCCGCTGGGCGTGGTCATCGGCTTTGCGCTGGGTGTGGGGGCCATGCTCACCGTGCGCGTGCTCGCCGAACGGCTCGCGCCAGAAGCAGAAGAGGGACCGGCGGGTGAGGCCGCATCCCGCAGCGCCACCGGGTTGCTGACGGTGGTGGGCATTGACATTCTGATCGACGGCCTGTTGATCGGCGTGGGCTTTGCGGCGGGCGAGCGGGTGGGAACACTGCTGGTGGTGGCCCTGACGCTGGAACTGCTGTTTCTGGGATTGTCGGTGGCGGCCACGCTGGGCGCACGCGGGGCCACGAAAAGCCGCACCATCCTGACCATCACCGGTCTGAGCCTGCTGGTGATCGTGGGGGGCTTGATCGGCGGCACGTTGCTTCAGGGGCTCTCCGGGCTGGCGCTGGAAATCGTGCTGTCCTTCGGCGCAGCGGCGCTGCTGTTCCTGGTGACCGAGGAGCTGCTCACCGAGGCCCACGAGGTCAAGGAAACGCCTTTGATCACCAGTGCCTTCTTCCTGGGCTTCATCGCGCTGTATCTGGTGGAACTGGCGTCATGA
- a CDS encoding cation diffusion facilitator family transporter → MSEHGHSHGANASARQLSLALALTGTFLVVEVIYGFVSGSLALLSDAGHMLTDVMALVLSLFAIRIGQRAPDRKRTYGYRRTEILAATLNAGALFAIGMYILFEAYRRLREPVEVQSTTMLIVAVLGLIVNLISARLLVSGSGHSLNVKSAYLEVLADLLGSVAVIVGALVIRFTGLAWVDPVLGALIGLWVLPRTWVLLRSSVNVLLEGVPEGVDLGGLRAELAALPGVQEVHDLHVWSVTSGLHSLTAHLVVAAGQPQADLLPQVHAIAERHGIEHSTVQFEPPDAHTGHERHLHP, encoded by the coding sequence ATGAGTGAACACGGCCACAGCCACGGCGCGAACGCGAGCGCCCGGCAGCTCAGCCTCGCCCTGGCCCTGACCGGGACCTTTCTGGTGGTGGAAGTGATTTACGGCTTCGTGTCGGGCAGTCTCGCGCTGCTCTCCGACGCAGGGCACATGCTGACCGATGTGATGGCATTGGTCCTGTCCCTGTTCGCCATCCGCATCGGGCAGCGGGCCCCCGACCGGAAACGCACCTACGGCTACCGCCGCACCGAGATCCTGGCCGCCACCCTGAACGCCGGGGCCCTTTTCGCGATCGGGATGTACATCCTCTTCGAGGCCTACCGCCGCCTGCGGGAGCCCGTTGAGGTGCAGAGCACCACCATGCTGATCGTGGCCGTTCTGGGCTTGATCGTGAACCTGATCAGCGCCCGCCTGCTCGTCTCAGGCAGTGGGCACAGCCTGAACGTCAAGTCCGCGTACTTGGAGGTCCTGGCGGACCTGCTCGGCTCGGTGGCGGTCATCGTGGGCGCGCTGGTGATTCGCTTCACCGGCCTCGCCTGGGTGGATCCCGTTCTGGGTGCCCTGATCGGGCTGTGGGTCTTGCCCCGCACCTGGGTTCTGCTGCGCTCCAGCGTCAACGTGCTGCTGGAAGGGGTGCCGGAAGGTGTGGACCTCGGTGGGCTCCGGGCGGAGTTGGCGGCCCTGCCCGGTGTGCAGGAGGTGCATGACCTGCACGTCTGGAGCGTGACCAGCGGGCTGCACAGCCTCACCGCGCATCTGGTGGTGGCTGCCGGCCAGCCACAGGCGGACCTGCTGCCTCAAGTGCATGCCATCGCTGAACGCCACGGAATTGAGCACAGCACGGTGCAATTCGAACCCCCGGATGCCCACACCGGACATGAGCGCCACCTTCACCCGTGA
- a CDS encoding DUF305 domain-containing protein — MQRHGLSWWAGGVLAAAVMGLGTAAMWLRPPAEGSAEVTFAREMSAHHAQAVDLSVTVLTRAADPAVKLLAQDILLTQRAQIGQLRGWLLAWNRPLAGRASPMAGMDRASTGLADARDERDLQRFPVYIAETRYLVLMRRHHQGDVEMARSALKTVRQPDVRAFAERVVAQTTELQAIDALLNKRMTDGQPRPEMEGPQHE, encoded by the coding sequence ATGCAGCGGCACGGTCTGAGCTGGTGGGCGGGCGGCGTGCTGGCTGCCGCGGTCATGGGCTTGGGCACGGCGGCCATGTGGCTCCGCCCGCCCGCCGAGGGAAGCGCCGAAGTCACTTTCGCCAGGGAGATGAGCGCGCACCACGCCCAGGCGGTGGACCTGAGTGTCACGGTGCTCACGCGGGCAGCGGATCCGGCAGTGAAACTGCTTGCGCAGGACATCCTCCTCACGCAGCGGGCGCAGATCGGGCAGCTGAGGGGCTGGCTGCTGGCCTGGAACCGCCCGCTGGCCGGCAGAGCATCCCCGATGGCGGGCATGGACCGAGCCAGCACGGGCCTGGCCGACGCCAGGGACGAACGGGACTTACAGCGCTTCCCTGTCTATATCGCGGAGACCCGGTACCTGGTGCTGATGCGGCGGCACCATCAGGGAGACGTGGAAATGGCCAGATCGGCCCTGAAGACCGTGAGACAGCCGGACGTCCGGGCCTTTGCCGAACGGGTGGTGGCACAGACCACAGAGCTTCAGGCCATCGACGCCCTGTTGAACAAGCGCATGACGGACGGGCAGCCCCGCCCGGAAATGGAAGGGCCGCAGCATGAGTGA